One part of the Acetoanaerobium sticklandii genome encodes these proteins:
- a CDS encoding copper amine oxidase N-terminal domain-containing protein, translating into MKNLSKISILSLIIFFSFAVISFASTARVDLFVNNAQVHPDSPAYISSTNRTMVPISFVSQAFGFNTTWNGKTQEVKVEADGTVVVLTIGSKYAVVNGQRVEVDPGKGTAPVIRNSRTMVPVSFIASSFGVEVKWTAYPGSGGRVNFISKDFTPPVVPPTNLPTLPNGQKFEEGKVLTPDQLQGALAPLPGNDPSEYNITATNADAVRVTSRLTLYPKDIFVAKAGTSGKDFIFMRASGGGAATMYAYKGDELRSINPVGDNYSGWMMMGEKEDFGKLDYLLFYGTEHKLVPMPTRDMWDGVVYLSIDAAKKAWTN; encoded by the coding sequence ATGAAAAACTTATCAAAAATCTCAATTTTATCCTTAATTATTTTCTTTTCATTTGCAGTTATTTCTTTTGCATCCACAGCAAGAGTAGACCTATTCGTAAACAACGCACAGGTTCATCCAGATTCACCAGCCTACATCTCTTCAACAAACAGAACGATGGTGCCAATATCGTTCGTATCTCAGGCATTTGGATTTAACACAACTTGGAATGGAAAGACTCAGGAAGTGAAAGTTGAAGCAGATGGCACAGTTGTAGTTCTTACAATTGGAAGTAAGTATGCAGTAGTTAATGGACAAAGGGTTGAAGTTGATCCAGGAAAAGGAACAGCTCCAGTTATAAGAAACTCAAGAACCATGGTTCCAGTTTCTTTTATCGCAAGCTCTTTTGGGGTTGAGGTAAAATGGACTGCTTATCCAGGTTCTGGGGGAAGGGTAAACTTTATTTCTAAAGATTTTACTCCTCCAGTAGTACCGCCTACTAATCTTCCAACTCTTCCAAATGGACAAAAGTTTGAAGAAGGAAAAGTGCTAACGCCAGACCAGCTTCAAGGAGCACTTGCACCACTTCCAGGCAATGACCCATCTGAATACAACATTACAGCAACAAATGCTGATGCTGTAAGGGTTACTTCCAGACTCACTCTTTACCCAAAGGACATCTTTGTTGCAAAAGCTGGAACAAGCGGAAAAGATTTCATCTTTATGAGAGCATCAGGTGGAGGAGCTGCAACTATGTATGCTTATAAAGGTGATGAATTAAGAAGCATAAATCCAGTTGGGGATAACTATAGTGGATGGATGATGATGGGAGAGAAAGAGGATTTTGGAAAGCTAGATTATCTTCTGTTTTACGGAACAGAACATAAGCTAGTTCCAATGCCAACAAGAGATATGTGGGATGGTGTAGTTTATCTTTCCATAGACGCTGCTAAAAAGGCTTGGACTAATTAA
- a CDS encoding RecQ family ATP-dependent DNA helicase: MNQQVDFYLEQAKLVIEIDGQSHKTDNKTRINDKQRDLYLAKNGIKTIRIDAKDIKRKTEILLKKIHEIKNHLSSHEEKLYKYKFFLELQKDINTFRNYESILKYTAIIRFQILILSLLEKDMLKLNDKNWILNIIERDIKDFEELALNDLFIWLEHLCKLNKLEFNRPIIKIYKSTNEKLVLNKKAINIDFSLFKRWTDENDIDEIERNKIYVRSDYFDENNYFKVSTDKPIKYPLEIGGSSGDLKSLKFILKNIFGFDNFNDGQLPVVVNSLKGEDTLGLLPTGGGKSLIYQFVGLLQPCISFIVVPIKSLMKDQRDGLDKKSIHNTNFINSSQNASEKNKIQNELGSEKYQFVWISPERFQTEEFRLKLQKISNFSNFGLAVIDEVHCLSEWGHDFRTSYLNLAKTIKEYCKGTRILGLTATASVNVLKDIMVEFDIPKENVKTKLSFTREELNFHIINDDGKNKRGKYNELIKLFKKLIHEKNDNKGSGLIFTQFVNNGLLGCFELSESLKKEFKIDVQWYSGSIPKGLKYEMRMDKFQEHQEQVQERFINDEFDWLVATKSFGMGIDKPNIRNTIHFGIPSSLESLYQEAGRAGRDKQKADCYILLSEEFKGKDYFDDIFTGIPKIEDISSKLEEHKYNSRDVFNSLFLFTSSAKDIKDEFNIIRHIFHSFAKPNYEVSISGVEDILKNKKGSEDKFLLKKSDLEKAIYKLSIIGIVKDWIIESWDEHHPQIKVTFEDYSQESIETSLIKYVNKYDKEFNFKNSNKVSSNKYFQIYKRENYSHINKMIHILLEWQYENILYHRLQSIYTVYTQCSKNQSKEEFKAYMEQYFKFDEGVFKFDYISEDPENKDLWFSLIFNEKNEILKKEELEKLDISLRRFLESFKNNTGLNFLSGIIKLLNDDYLNVDGKTRLESSFEEIQNFPEKEKDEIYEKCILISKHLDNKNKNYISELLHLKLNKNPIKTYKAINDEYSLSEVLKESTKRIRAIEGERLW, from the coding sequence GTGAACCAACAAGTGGATTTTTATCTTGAACAAGCTAAACTAGTAATAGAAATTGATGGACAATCTCATAAGACTGATAACAAAACTCGTATAAATGACAAACAAAGAGACTTGTACCTTGCTAAAAACGGCATAAAAACTATTAGAATAGATGCTAAAGACATTAAAAGAAAAACTGAAATTTTGTTAAAAAAAATACATGAAATAAAAAATCATTTATCTTCACATGAAGAGAAATTATATAAGTACAAGTTTTTTTTAGAACTGCAAAAAGATATAAATACCTTTCGAAATTATGAATCTATATTAAAATATACAGCCATTATTAGATTTCAAATTTTAATACTTTCTCTTTTAGAAAAAGACATGCTTAAATTAAATGATAAAAATTGGATATTAAATATAATAGAAAGAGATATTAAAGATTTTGAAGAATTAGCATTAAATGACTTATTTATCTGGTTAGAACATTTGTGCAAATTAAATAAGCTGGAATTTAATAGGCCTATTATAAAAATATATAAAAGTACTAATGAAAAATTAGTTTTAAATAAAAAAGCTATAAATATTGATTTTTCCCTTTTTAAAAGATGGACAGATGAAAATGATATAGATGAAATTGAACGCAATAAAATATATGTTAGAAGCGATTATTTTGACGAAAATAATTATTTCAAAGTAAGTACAGATAAACCAATTAAATATCCTCTTGAAATTGGTGGAAGTTCTGGCGATTTAAAGTCATTAAAATTTATTTTAAAAAATATATTTGGATTTGATAATTTCAATGACGGACAACTTCCTGTAGTAGTAAATTCATTGAAAGGTGAGGACACATTAGGTCTTCTTCCTACAGGTGGAGGCAAATCGTTAATTTATCAGTTTGTAGGACTGCTACAGCCTTGTATCAGTTTTATAGTGGTTCCTATTAAATCTCTAATGAAAGACCAAAGAGATGGACTTGATAAGAAATCTATTCATAATACAAATTTTATTAATAGTAGCCAAAATGCATCTGAGAAGAATAAGATACAAAATGAATTAGGTTCAGAGAAATATCAATTCGTTTGGATTTCTCCAGAGCGATTTCAAACTGAAGAATTTCGCTTAAAGCTACAAAAAATAAGTAATTTTTCTAATTTTGGTCTTGCAGTTATAGATGAAGTTCACTGTCTTAGCGAGTGGGGGCATGATTTTAGAACATCTTATTTAAATTTAGCCAAAACTATTAAAGAGTATTGCAAAGGAACGAGAATTTTAGGATTAACTGCAACTGCATCCGTAAATGTGCTGAAAGATATAATGGTAGAATTTGATATCCCAAAAGAAAATGTTAAAACTAAATTGTCTTTTACGAGAGAAGAACTTAATTTTCATATAATAAATGATGATGGGAAGAATAAAAGAGGAAAATATAATGAATTAATTAAACTATTTAAAAAACTAATACATGAGAAAAATGACAATAAAGGCTCAGGATTGATATTTACACAATTTGTAAACAACGGCTTACTAGGTTGCTTCGAGCTTTCAGAATCTTTAAAAAAAGAATTTAAAATAGATGTGCAATGGTACTCTGGTTCAATTCCTAAAGGTTTGAAATATGAAATGAGAATGGATAAATTTCAAGAACATCAAGAACAAGTACAAGAAAGGTTTATAAATGATGAGTTTGATTGGCTTGTAGCGACTAAATCCTTTGGAATGGGGATTGATAAACCTAACATTCGAAATACTATTCATTTTGGAATTCCAAGTTCCCTTGAATCGCTATATCAAGAAGCTGGCAGAGCTGGAAGAGATAAACAAAAAGCTGATTGCTATATATTGTTATCAGAAGAATTTAAGGGGAAAGATTACTTTGATGATATTTTTACAGGAATTCCTAAAATTGAAGACATAAGTTCTAAATTAGAGGAACATAAGTATAATTCTAGAGATGTATTCAATAGCTTGTTCTTATTTACTTCAAGTGCAAAAGATATAAAAGATGAATTTAATATAATTAGACATATTTTCCACAGTTTTGCAAAACCAAACTATGAAGTATCAATTTCTGGAGTAGAAGATATATTAAAAAATAAAAAGGGATCAGAAGATAAATTCCTACTAAAAAAATCAGATTTAGAAAAAGCTATATATAAATTAAGTATTATAGGGATTGTAAAAGATTGGATAATAGAGAGTTGGGATGAACATCACCCACAAATTAAAGTAACTTTTGAAGATTATAGTCAAGAAAGTATAGAAACTAGCCTGATTAAGTATGTCAATAAATATGACAAAGAATTCAATTTTAAAAATAGTAACAAAGTTTCTTCAAATAAATATTTTCAAATCTATAAAAGGGAAAATTACTCTCATATAAACAAAATGATTCATATACTTCTTGAGTGGCAATATGAGAATATACTTTATCATAGACTACAATCAATATATACAGTTTATACTCAGTGCTCTAAAAATCAGTCTAAGGAAGAATTTAAAGCTTATATGGAACAATATTTCAAGTTTGACGAAGGTGTTTTTAAATTTGATTATATTTCTGAAGATCCTGAAAATAAAGATTTATGGTTTTCATTAATCTTTAATGAAAAGAATGAAATATTGAAAAAAGAAGAGCTTGAAAAATTAGATATATCACTAAGAAGGTTTTTGGAAAGTTTCAAAAACAACACAGGATTAAATTTTTTGTCAGGAATTATAAAACTATTAAATGATGATTATTTAAATGTAGACGGAAAAACTCGGTTGGAATCTTCTTTTGAAGAAATTCAAAATTTTCCTGAAAAAGAAAAAGATGAAATATATGAAAAATGTATATTGATTAGCAAACATTTAGACAATAAAAATAAAAACTATATTTCAGAATTACTGCATTTAAAGCTGAATAAAAATCCCATTAAAACATATAAAGCTATTAATGATGAATATAGCTTAAGTGAAGTATTAAAAGAATCTACAAAAAGAATACGAGCAATTGAGGGGGAAAGATTATGGTAG
- a CDS encoding tubulin-like doman-containing protein — protein sequence MKNEMLVLGLGQAGGNMAEELYKRGFNVIAINSSTDDLDSLDIEKEFKFHIKNGDGTAKNRTLSKQLVKSVAKQIIDLINQKYTSMKYIHIMSSLGGGTGGGSVAGIANMMQSVFTDKHISVSAILPSSFENIRLKNNSLEAFAELAAIQDKIGPFFLLSNENVEKFRVNKMHAEVLDDLVNLRSSNKKGSLDAKELEEIMTSKAILLPCKIEETNEGNKPVLIDCYAKVEGNARLTALSLSKNYRQEEISKFETYKGMSISSVAARLDDKNYAFYCSIDFNDSAIKNINNRLKEEIELMKKQDNKATSLEIETYDLSHSNLKIDTKSNKTTIFNHKNQIQDENIIEDATNNKNKKEMNLDIFFK from the coding sequence ATGAAGAATGAAATGTTAGTACTTGGACTTGGTCAAGCAGGTGGGAATATGGCAGAAGAGCTATATAAAAGAGGATTTAATGTAATAGCAATAAACTCATCGACAGATGATTTAGATTCTCTTGACATAGAAAAAGAATTTAAGTTTCATATCAAAAATGGGGACGGAACGGCAAAGAACAGGACTTTATCTAAACAGCTAGTAAAATCTGTAGCAAAGCAGATTATAGATTTAATAAATCAAAAATACACTTCTATGAAGTACATCCATATTATGAGCTCTCTAGGTGGTGGAACTGGTGGAGGCTCTGTGGCAGGAATAGCTAATATGATGCAGTCTGTTTTTACAGATAAGCACATTTCTGTTTCAGCAATTCTCCCATCATCTTTTGAAAACATAAGACTAAAGAATAATTCTTTAGAAGCTTTTGCAGAGCTTGCAGCTATCCAAGATAAAATTGGCCCTTTTTTCCTTCTTTCCAATGAAAATGTAGAAAAGTTTAGGGTAAATAAGATGCATGCAGAGGTTTTAGATGATCTTGTTAATCTTAGAAGTTCTAATAAAAAAGGTTCTTTAGATGCTAAAGAACTAGAAGAGATAATGACATCTAAAGCAATACTTCTTCCATGCAAAATAGAGGAAACGAATGAAGGGAATAAGCCAGTTTTAATAGATTGCTATGCGAAAGTGGAGGGAAATGCAAGGCTAACAGCTCTATCGCTGTCTAAAAACTATAGGCAGGAAGAAATAAGCAAATTTGAAACATATAAAGGAATGAGCATTTCTAGCGTTGCAGCAAGATTAGATGATAAAAATTATGCATTTTACTGCTCAATAGATTTTAATGATTCTGCTATAAAAAATATAAATAATAGACTAAAAGAAGAAATAGAGCTGATGAAGAAACAAGACAATAAAGCTACAAGTTTAGAAATAGAGACATATGATTTATCTCATTCAAACTTAAAAATTGATACTAAATCAAATAAGACCACTATTTTTAATCACAAAAATCAAATTCAAGATGAAAATATTATTGAGGATGCTACAAATAATAAAAATAAAAAAGAGATGAATTTAGATATTTTTTTCAAATAA
- a CDS encoding type I restriction endonuclease subunit R gives MDYKEKRFEEDIETYLLNHGGYIQKNMVGFDKANCIYLSELIYFIRSTQENEWERYEKIYGVESEKKFLKRFNEEVNTHGILHVLRNGINDRGVKLKVCYFKPESTLNQKLVKNYNSNILSVVRQFAYSVENNNTIDMVLTLNGIPLVALELKNQITGQSVENAKKQFMYDRNPKEYCFHFNKRFLVYFAVDLFEVFMATELKGKDTFFLPFNQGSGGAGKVGGSGNPENPNGYNTSYLWENVLSKDSFLNIIQRFLHVSVERKKVLKDDKEIMKLSKKLIFPRFHQLDVVTKLIDDVKINGSGKNYLIQHSAGSGKSNSIAWSCYRLASLHDEHNNSIFTSVIVVTDRKVLDNQLQDTISSFDHAYGLVETIGDGKSSKDLKDAINDGKKIIVTTLQKFPVIYEEVENNKGKRFAIIVDEAHSSQTGSSAQKLKTALADNEEALREFARIEGEEEANIEDFEDKLIKELLTHGKHKNLSFLAFTATPKQKTLEMFGTQHTDGTFHPFHIYSMKQAIEEEFIHDVLANYMTYKTCFKIAKSTPDNPELPESEAKKAIKRYESLHPYNLQQKTAVMIEYFRDVTMHKIGGRAKAMVVTASRLHAVRYFLEFKRYIDKKGYKDLDVLVAFSGSVKDKDEEYTETGLNITKEGSRISEKQLPELFSTDEFNILVVAEKYQTGFDEPLLHTMFVDKKLSGVKAVQTLSRLNRTMLGKTDTFVMDFVNEAEDIKEAFEPFYKETVLDKEINVNLIYDTKISIRQFLLYNDSDVEKFNNIYYKEKQSSTDLGKITSLYTPILKQYNNLSLEERFMFKKSVRNYVKWYAYIVQITRMFDKDLQKEYNFLKYMDKVLPKNSQEQVDLEDKIKLEFYKLEKSFEGEVILGNDENKGVLTNVETVDVSKGKDKKDELLENIINHINQRYMGIFSEGDRVIVETMFNKVKLEDKKLKKYAKKNNMEVFSESIFPKVFADVAQECYEEQMGAFKKLFEDKSFYTAIMNEIAKETYRELRNQ, from the coding sequence TTGGATTACAAAGAAAAACGATTTGAGGAAGATATAGAAACTTATCTTTTGAATCATGGGGGATATATTCAAAAAAATATGGTGGGGTTTGATAAAGCCAACTGCATATATTTAAGTGAACTAATATACTTCATAAGAAGCACCCAAGAAAATGAATGGGAAAGATATGAAAAAATATATGGAGTAGAGTCAGAAAAGAAATTTTTGAAAAGATTCAATGAAGAGGTAAACACACACGGAATACTTCATGTACTAAGAAATGGTATAAACGACAGGGGAGTAAAGCTTAAAGTCTGTTACTTTAAGCCTGAATCAACTCTTAATCAAAAACTTGTAAAAAACTATAATTCTAATATTTTATCAGTAGTTAGGCAGTTTGCATATTCAGTTGAAAATAATAATACTATAGATATGGTTCTCACATTAAATGGAATTCCTTTGGTAGCACTTGAATTAAAAAATCAAATTACAGGACAATCAGTAGAAAATGCTAAAAAACAATTTATGTATGATAGAAATCCAAAAGAATATTGCTTTCACTTCAATAAAAGATTCTTAGTTTACTTTGCTGTTGATTTATTTGAAGTTTTTATGGCTACTGAATTAAAGGGTAAAGATACATTTTTTCTACCTTTTAATCAAGGATCTGGAGGAGCTGGGAAAGTTGGAGGTTCTGGGAATCCTGAAAATCCAAATGGTTATAACACATCGTATTTGTGGGAAAATGTTCTATCAAAAGACTCTTTTCTTAATATAATTCAAAGATTTCTTCATGTAAGCGTAGAACGAAAAAAGGTTCTAAAAGACGATAAGGAAATTATGAAATTAAGTAAGAAATTAATATTTCCAAGATTTCATCAACTTGATGTTGTAACAAAACTTATTGATGATGTAAAAATAAATGGCTCTGGAAAGAATTATTTAATTCAGCATAGTGCAGGATCGGGTAAATCAAATTCAATTGCCTGGAGCTGTTATAGACTAGCTAGCCTCCATGATGAACACAATAATTCCATATTTACTTCTGTAATTGTTGTAACAGATAGAAAAGTTTTAGATAATCAGCTTCAAGACACTATAAGTAGTTTTGATCACGCATATGGTCTTGTTGAAACAATAGGGGATGGGAAGTCATCAAAAGATCTTAAGGATGCTATAAATGATGGTAAGAAAATAATAGTCACAACACTTCAAAAATTTCCAGTTATTTATGAAGAAGTTGAAAATAATAAAGGCAAAAGATTTGCTATAATTGTAGATGAAGCTCATTCTTCCCAAACTGGTAGTAGTGCCCAGAAGCTAAAAACAGCCCTAGCCGACAATGAAGAGGCATTAAGAGAATTTGCTAGGATAGAAGGGGAAGAAGAAGCAAATATAGAGGATTTTGAAGACAAATTAATAAAAGAATTGCTTACTCATGGAAAACACAAAAATTTATCATTTTTAGCATTTACGGCTACTCCAAAACAAAAAACATTGGAAATGTTTGGAACTCAGCATACAGACGGAACATTTCATCCATTTCACATCTACTCGATGAAACAAGCAATAGAAGAAGAATTTATTCACGATGTTTTAGCGAATTACATGACTTACAAGACTTGTTTTAAAATAGCTAAAAGTACTCCAGATAATCCCGAGCTTCCAGAGTCAGAAGCAAAAAAAGCTATCAAGCGATATGAGTCATTACATCCATACAACTTGCAGCAAAAAACTGCGGTTATGATTGAATATTTCAGAGATGTAACTATGCATAAAATAGGTGGAAGAGCAAAAGCTATGGTTGTTACGGCATCTAGACTTCATGCAGTGAGATATTTTCTTGAATTTAAGAGGTATATAGATAAAAAAGGGTACAAAGATCTGGATGTTCTTGTTGCCTTTTCAGGAAGCGTAAAAGACAAAGACGAAGAATATACAGAAACTGGATTAAATATAACAAAGGAAGGTTCTAGAATCAGCGAAAAACAACTTCCAGAATTATTTAGTACAGATGAATTTAATATATTAGTTGTGGCGGAAAAGTATCAAACTGGGTTTGATGAACCTTTGCTACACACTATGTTTGTAGATAAAAAACTCTCTGGAGTAAAAGCTGTACAAACTCTATCTAGATTAAATAGAACAATGCTTGGAAAAACAGACACTTTTGTAATGGATTTTGTAAATGAAGCTGAAGATATAAAAGAAGCATTCGAACCTTTTTACAAAGAAACTGTTCTAGATAAAGAGATAAATGTAAACCTTATTTACGATACTAAGATTTCTATTAGGCAGTTCCTACTTTATAATGATTCAGATGTAGAAAAATTTAATAATATTTATTACAAAGAAAAGCAATCTAGCACTGATTTAGGAAAAATAACATCTCTATATACTCCTATATTAAAGCAATATAATAATTTGTCTTTAGAAGAGAGGTTCATGTTTAAAAAATCGGTTAGAAATTATGTTAAGTGGTATGCATACATTGTCCAAATTACAAGAATGTTTGATAAAGATCTTCAAAAGGAATATAACTTCTTGAAATATATGGATAAAGTGCTACCAAAAAATTCTCAAGAACAGGTAGACTTGGAAGACAAAATAAAACTAGAGTTTTATAAATTGGAAAAGTCTTTCGAAGGAGAAGTTATTCTTGGAAATGATGAAAACAAAGGCGTTTTAACAAATGTAGAAACAGTAGATGTTAGCAAGGGTAAAGATAAAAAAGATGAACTTTTGGAGAATATAATTAATCACATAAATCAAAGATATATGGGGATTTTTTCTGAAGGAGATCGGGTAATAGTTGAAACAATGTTCAATAAAGTAAAATTAGAGGATAAAAAACTTAAAAAGTATGCTAAAAAGAATAATATGGAAGTCTTTTCAGAAAGTATTTTCCCAAAAGTTTTTGCTGATGTTGCTCAGGAGTGCTATGAAGAGCAAATGGGTGCTTTTAAAAAGCTTTTTGAAGACAAGTCATTCTACACAGCTATAATGAATGAAATAGCTAAAGAAACATATAGAGAATTAAGAAATCAATAA
- a CDS encoding restriction endonuclease subunit S yields MAVSSMREMKDSELLWLGEYNETWDLVPLKHLVNITTGKKDVNQGHPDGEYPFFTCSMTPYRSSNYSFDSEALLVAGNGMVGFTQYYNGKFEAYQRTYVLSDFKEIHPLYLKHYITELLPKYLTDKSVGSVIDFIKLGDLKSFGIVRPSITDQKKISSYLEQKVALIDNILEKTKQSIEEYKKYKQSLITETVTKGLNPDVKMKDIGIEWIGEIPEQWKVLKLKCIFEISKRISGELGHSVLSVTQNGLKIKDLTSNEGQLSSDYSKYQYVYKTDFVMNHMDLLTGWVDLSPYDGVTSPDYRVFKMKDGLKYSKEYYLYIFQVCYLNQIFYGLGQGISNLGRWRLQTDKFINFSLPVPPIDEQKKIAKFLQNKLGEIEKFVKTKESLLKELEAYKKSLIYEVVTGKKEII; encoded by the coding sequence ATGGCGGTGAGTAGTATGAGAGAGATGAAAGATAGCGAACTATTGTGGTTAGGTGAGTATAATGAAACATGGGATTTAGTCCCATTAAAGCACTTAGTAAATATTACAACAGGCAAAAAAGATGTGAACCAAGGGCACCCAGATGGAGAATATCCGTTCTTCACCTGCTCGATGACACCTTATCGGAGTAGTAATTACTCTTTTGACAGTGAAGCATTACTTGTTGCAGGGAATGGTATGGTCGGATTTACACAATACTATAATGGGAAGTTTGAAGCTTATCAGAGGACATATGTTTTATCAGACTTCAAAGAAATTCATCCACTATATTTAAAACACTATATTACAGAACTTTTACCTAAGTACTTGACCGATAAGTCAGTAGGTTCTGTAATTGACTTTATAAAATTGGGCGATTTAAAATCATTTGGAATCGTTCGACCTTCTATTACTGATCAAAAAAAAATCTCATCCTACCTCGAACAAAAGGTAGCTCTCATTGACAATATCCTTGAGAAAACTAAGCAGTCGATTGAAGAGTACAAGAAGTACAAGCAATCGCTAATCACAGAGACCGTCACTAAAGGATTAAATCCAGATGTGAAGATGAAGGATATAGGGATTGAGTGGATTGGAGAGATACCTGAACAATGGAAAGTGTTGAAACTAAAGTGCATTTTCGAGATTTCTAAGCGAATTTCTGGGGAACTAGGCCATAGTGTTCTTTCAGTAACACAGAATGGTCTTAAAATAAAGGATTTAACCTCAAATGAAGGACAATTATCATCAGATTATAGCAAATATCAATATGTTTATAAAACTGACTTTGTTATGAATCATATGGATTTATTGACAGGATGGGTTGATTTGTCTCCATATGATGGTGTCACAAGCCCTGATTATAGAGTATTCAAAATGAAAGATGGATTGAAATATTCTAAAGAGTATTATCTATACATTTTTCAAGTTTGTTACTTGAATCAAATTTTTTATGGACTTGGTCAAGGGATATCAAACTTAGGTAGATGGAGATTGCAAACGGATAAGTTTATAAATTTTTCATTGCCAGTGCCACCAATAGATGAGCAAAAAAAAATTGCAAAATTTCTTCAAAACAAGCTAGGTGAAATTGAAAAATTTGTAAAGACAAAAGAAAGCCTGCTTAAAGAACTAGAAGCCTACAAAAAATCACTCATCTACGAAGTAGTAACGGGGAAAAAAGAAATTATATAA